A window of Corythoichthys intestinalis isolate RoL2023-P3 chromosome 14, ASM3026506v1, whole genome shotgun sequence contains these coding sequences:
- the fuz gene encoding protein fuzzy homolog: MMSQDASIQLVCLTASSGVPLFTRGASRQLPFSIIGSLNGVHMFGSGQGVVLSSCESKGGGRVVWRVFQDSMMLIAVSTGRSADSSRGERLHLQRLLENIWSCMVMVLGQDELANMRNVERLKKDLRSCFGLIDELLEERRPEFLGNLTHCADCLLPSNPAPLQEALEGFTKAAESEFGCLLIHGRVAAATEMWWRLAPQEIVLLSALIRVLSDSAAVSCDCPVFLPQGSPTVAHRLLRFQLLRGIDVCVLCGPTPSLHDVESSLVGHFWSPLVDTLRDCLAVGERRLPPSVSLRPDVLAFLLINRENHRSVSGVLTPSSIRPKDEPTLPSGPRCWELLKLFYIFCVTRYFKQDGTEAALEDQKEGNTEDFVHGFSHQPLQCYLVTDECKSFALQTPQHQLFLLAPLTAPTFALNSIAKQTLTSITAATGF; encoded by the coding sequence ATGATGTCCCAGGATGCGTCCATACAGCTTGTGTGCCTTACAGCCAGCAGTGGTGTTCCCTTATTCACAAGAGGGGCTTCCAGGCAGCTTCCTTTCTCCATCATCGGCTCCCTGAATGGCGTTCATATGTTTGGAAGTGGACAAGGCGTGGTGTTGTCCAGTTGTGAGAGCAAAGGCGGTGGGAGAGTGGTATGGCGGGTTTTCCAGGACAGCATGATGCTTATTGCCGTAAGCACGGGACGGAGTGCTGACAGCAGCAGGGGGGAGCGTCTTCACCTCCAGCGCCTCCTGGAGAACATATGGAGCTGCATGGTGATGGTGCTCGGCCAAGACGAGCTGGCCAACATGAGGAACGTGGAGCGGCTTAAGAAGGACCTGCGCTCGTGCTTCGGCCTCATCGATGAGCTGTTAGAGGAGCGGCGCCCTGAGTTCCTAGGCAATCTGACGCACTGTGCTGACTGTCTGCTCCCCTCGAACCCGGCCCCGCTCCAGGAGGCTTTAGAGGGCTTCACCAAAGCTGCCGAGAGTGAGTTCGGCTGCCTTCTGATTCATGGGCGGGTCGCCGCCGCCACGGAGATGTGGTGGCGCTTAGCCCCGCAGGAAATTGTCCTGCTTTCAGCTTTGATCCGAGTTCTTTCAGACTCTGCTGCCGTCTCTTGCGACTGCCCGGTGTTTCTCCCTCAAGGCAGCCCAACCGTGGCTCACCGTCTCCTCCGATTCCAGCTGCTTCGAGGAATCGACGTGTGCGTGCTGTGCGGACCTACGCCTTCCCTGCACGACGTAGAGAGCAGCCTGGTGGGTCACTTCTGGTCCCCCCTTGTGGACACTTTGAGAGATTGCCTCGCTGTCGGAGAGCGCCGCCTTCCCCCATCCGTCTCGTTACGCCCCGACGTCCTGGCGTTCCTCCTTATCAATCGTGAGAACCATCGCTCTGTCTCCGGCGTGCTCACCCCGTCGAGCATTCGGCCTAAAGATGAGCCAACCTTGCCATCTGGCCCGCGCTGCTGGGAGCTTCTGAAACTTTTCTACATTTTCTGTGTAACACGCTACTTCAAGCAGGATGGAACTGAGGCTGCTTTGGAGGACCAGAAGGAGGGGAACACAGAGGACTTTGTTCATGGATTCTCTCACCAGCCACTTCAGTGCTATTTGGTCACAGATGAGTGTAAAAGTTTTGCACTCCAGACACCGCAACATCAACTTTTCCTACTTGCACCGCTTACGGCGCCGACATTTGCCCTCAACAGCATCGCCAAACAAACTCTCACGAGTATTACTGCTGCTACTGGTTtttaa